GCCTCGCGTGCACACGCCGGTAGCGCGCACCAATTTTTCGGCCTTCAAGCGCGCAAGCGTTCGCGCTGTTTCCGGCGTGAACTGAGCTTGGCTCGGGCCGTGCAGTAAAAACACGTCGAGGTACGTGCTGCGCAACGCCCTTAAACTTGTCTCAAGGTCGGCGCGCAAAGCTCGCTCGGAAAAATCCTTAAGCACAGTGCGGCCTGCGCGGCGTGTGCCGCCCTTGGATATAATTTGTACGTTGGCGCGGTCGATACCGGTAAGCGCCGCGCCGAGGCGTGCGTCCGCAGCGCCATAAAACGGTGCGGTGTCGAACAGGCTCACACCACCATCGATCGCCGCCCGGACGAGCCCCGCCACCTCCTTGGCGCTGACAAGCGGTGACCCGAGCGGCCCCGACACGCCAAACCCCAACGCCGAGACCAGCACGCCGCTTTGCCCAAGCGCCCGCTGAGGCATGGCGCCGCTCATGAGGCCACGCGCTCTTGAACTGCCCCCAACCAACCGACTAGGACAGGCCCGCATTCGGAGTGGTGGGAAACATGGCGCAAGCAGAAGCGGCGTTCGTTCACGAGACCGCTGTGATCGATGACAATGTCGAGATCGGCGCGGGCACCAAGATTTGGCATTTCAGCCACGTGCTTTCGCATAGCAAGATTGGGTCGGGCGTGTCCGTCGGCCAGAACGTGGCCATCGGTCCGAAGGTCAATGTCGGCAATGGCTGCAAAATCCAGAACAATGTCTCGCTCTACGAGGGCGCGACGTTGGAGGACGACGTGTTCTGTGGCCCGTCGTGCGTGTTCACCAATGTCTACACGCCACGCGCCTTCGTCAGCCGCAAGAACGAGTTCGGCAAAACCCTGGTGAAGAAGGGCGCCACCATCGGCGCCAACGCCACCATCGTCTGCGGCAAACCGAACGAAACCACCACGCTCGGGGAATATTGCTTCATCGCCGCCGGCTCCGTAGTCACAAAAAACGTCGCGCCGTACGCTTTGATGGCCGGCGCGCCCGCCAAGCGCATTGGCTGGGTCAGCAAGTCCGGCGAAGTGCTCAAGGCCGATCTCGTCTGCCCGCGCACTGGCGAGCGCTACGAACTCGCCGACGGTCAGCTGCGCCCGCTCAGCTAGCGCCATGGCTCTGCGCGAGGTCGAGCAGGTAACGGCCATACTCGCTTGAGCCCATCGCTTTGCCCTGCGCCGTCACGGCGTCGGCGTCGATCCAGCCTTGCAGCAGCGCGATCTCCTCGGGGCAGGCGATCTTCTGGCCCTGGCGTGTTTCGATCGTGCGCACGAACGCCGCCGCATCGTGCAACGCTTCGTGCGTGCCCGTGTCCAGCCACGCGAAGCCACGGCCCATCAGCTCGACGCTCAATTCGCCAGCGTCCATATAGCGCCGATTCAAATCCGTAATTTCGATTTCACCGCGCGCCGACGGCTTAAGCTCGTTCGCGTAGGCGCTCGCCCGGCCGTCGTAGAAATAGAGCCCCGTCACGGCCCAATGGGATTTCGGCTGCTTCGGCTTTTCTTCAATCGATAGCGCCTTGCCGGCCGCATCGAGTTCCACGACGCCATAACGCTGCGGATCCGCGACGCGATAACCGAACACGACCGCCCCATTGGCGCCGGCGCGTACTCGGGCGGCGATCTCCGCCAGCCAGAGGCTCATCGCGTGGCCGAAAAACAAATTGTCCCCCAGGATCAGTGCAGAGGGCTGGCCATCGACGAAATCCGCGCCCACTCGATAGGCATCGGCGACGCCGCGCGGTTCATCCTGAACCTTGTACGAAAGCTTCAACCCCCATTGCCCGCCATCGCCCAGGCAGCCTTCCAGCAAAGGCAAATCGCGCGGCGTGGAGATGATCAGCATCTCGCGGATACCCGCGAGCATGAGTGTCGTCAGCGGGTAATAGATCATCGGCTTGTCGTAGACCGGCAGCAATTGCTTGCCGACCGCGCGGGTGCTCGGATAGAGCCGTGTCCCGGCGCCGCCCGCAAGAATGAGGCCTTTCAAATCATATCCTTGTCAGCGACGCCTGGATGCGCCCGGTGGTTTAAGCCGCGCGCGGCGGAAAGATCAATGAGGCGCTCCTGGCCAGCGTCCGCGGAGCCTCCAGCATGACGCTGAGCGCGATTGTGGTGAGCTACCGCACCGGCCCAGTGCTGGATCAGTCGCTGGCGGCGCTGCTCAGCGCGCCGGGCGTCGATCAGATCGTGCTTGTGGACAACGGCAATCCCGCCGATGTCGAGGCGGAGCTCGACGCCTGCGCCGCACGCGAGCCAAAACTCAAAGTTTTGCGCGGTCACGGTAATGTCGGCTTCGGCGCCGGCTGCAATCGCGGCGCTGACGCGGCAAGCGGCGACATTCTGCTGTTTGTGAACCCCGATGCCGTTCTCGCACCTGCGGCGCCGGCCGCTTTGAGCGCCGTACTCACAGGTTTACGCGCCCCAGCGATCGCTGGCGGCGACCTCCGCGACGAGGAAGGGCGCCCCGAACGTGGCTCCCGCCGTGATCGCGTCACTGTTTGGAGCGCATTCGTCAGTTTTTCCGGCCTTTCTCGGTTTGGACTGCGCGATATCAACCGCCACAACGACCCAATGCCGCAAAATCCGATCGAAGTAGGGGCCATTAGCGGTGCGCTCTTTGCGATGCGGCGCGCGGACTTTCTTGCGCTAAGTGGTTTTGACGAGGGCTATTTTTTGCATGTCGAGGACATCGACCTGTGTCGCCGCGCGGCCGAAGCCGGGGGAAAGATCGTATTTGCACCAGGCCCACACGGCGTTCACGTGCGGTCCAGCAGCGACGCGCCCGTCCGAACGGTCGAGCAACACAAGGCCCGCAGCTTTTCACATTACTTTCGCAAATTCGCACGCAACCCCATCGAAGTGGCGGCGGCGCATCTGGTGGGTGGTTTCTTGCTGTTGCGCGCCGCACTGACTCGCGACGTTTGATTTCTGTGCGGGACGTAACCTATAGTGCTTTTGGGGTAGAGCTCCGCTCACGGAGGCAAGGCCGTGAACAGGCTTCGTGCAAGTTCGCAAACGGCGGACCGCATTTGGTGATGAACACTGTTCGGTGTCGGGGGTCGACATGTCGCAAACGCGGCCAGCTTCTTACGTGCGCGGAAAACGAGTGCTCGTCACCGGGGCCGCAGGCAGCGTAGGCGCCGCGCTGAGCGAACGATTTGCCGAACTCGGGTGTAGCGGACTGATTCTGCTCGACCATTTTGATCACGGCTTGCTCGACGTCGCGGAGGCGATCTCGAAGCGCCACCCAAATCTGCAGGTCGTCGATCTGCTTTGCGATGTGCGCGATCGCGAGCGCCTCGCAAGTGTCATGGAGCGCGCCGCTCCGGACATCGTCATCCACTGCGCCGCTTTGAAGCATGTGCACCTGGGTGAGCGGCATCCGGGCGAGTGCGTGCTCACCAACCTTATCGGCGTGCGCAATGCCTACGAGGCGGCGTTGGAGGCTGGCGCCGAGCGCTTCCTCCTGGTGTCGACAGACAAAGCCGCCGCGCCCGTGTGCGTGATGGGCGCGACCAAGCGTCTTGCCGAGCTCTACCTCGCCAACGTCGCTGGCGATTCCGCGATGCAGGTGAAGTCCGTGCGCTTCGGCAATGTGATGGCTTCCCAAGGTTCAGTGGCGCCGCGCTTCGCCGCGCAGATCGCTGCTGACGGCCCGCTCCAAGTCACGCATCCGCAGATGAAGCGCTTCTTCATGAGCTCCGACGAAGCCGTTGGCCTCATCGTCGACGTGCTCGCGCACGACGAGGCCGACACCGCCGTCGCATCCTATTTCATGGACATGGGCGAGCCGATGTCGATCCTCGAACTCGGCCGCAAGATGATCGCAGAATCCGGCCGCGACATTGCGATCGAGTTCATCGGCTTGCGCCCTGGCGAGCGGCTCGAAGAGCAATTGTTCGACGAGTTCGAGATGGTGACAGAGAGCGCACTCCGCGGAATCTACCGGCTCACGCCGAACGCCAGCTCTCTGATCGGGCATGACGACATTGCCGAACTTGAGCAGATGGCGCGCGTAATGGATGATGCCGTCGTCCGGCAACGCGTTTTCGCCAAGGTGGATGGGGCGCTCGGGCGCCAGTTATCGGCCGTCGGCTAATCCACTAACGACGTTGCAGCCTGGCCCACGATTGGCCGGCAGTGGTCGCGGCGCTACGCCAATCGATCGGCCCCAACAGAGCATCTGCACGTGATGTGTCGAGCGCGCTGAAAGGCGGGCGCTCGGCGGGCGTGGCAAAATCGGCGGATCGTGCGCCCACCAATTGACCAAGGTCCGCACCTGCGTCACGTGCTGCGTCGAACGCAACCTGACACCAGGCCAATCGAGAGGCGGGCGGTGAGCCGGCAACGTGTAAAATGTTGGGCGTCGCCACGCCCTCGATCATGAGTTCGGCGAGGCGCAACAAGCGCGACGCGAGGGGTGTCAGCGGCGTGGGCGAACCGACCTGATCCTCGACAGCACTGACGCGTTCGCGCTTGGAGGCGGCCTCCAGCATGCGCTCGAGGAAGTCCCCTTCGTGACCGAACAGCCAAGCGACGCGAGCTATGCAAGCGCGTCCGCCGATTTCAGCGATCGCCTGCTCGCCATCAAGCTTCGTGCGGCCATAGACATTGAGGGGGCTCGCGTCATCTTCTTCTCGCTTGGGCGCGTCGCCCCCCCCGAAAACATAGTCCGTCGAGATGTGGATTAGCGCGATGTCGCGCGTCATGCAGGCGATCGCGATTTGCCTTGCGCCAACCTCGTTTGCGCGCGCGGCCGCCCCAGGATCAGCTTCGGCGAGATCGACGCGAGAATAGGCCGCCGTGTTGATCACGAGTTCAGGTCTGAAGTGCTCCAGGGCAAGGTCGATGCTGTTGGGTTCAGAGATATCAAGCACCGTGCGAGCCGGCGCACAGACCTCGGCAGGGCGCGCCGCGCGTATCGCCTGCGCCAGTCGTCCGCCGCCACCCGTGACCAGAATTCGAGGAGTCATAATGAGGACTACTACGCCAAGCGGCGTAGCTCCTCCACCAGATCGGTGCGTTCCCAGGAGAAACCACCCTTGTGGGCCGGCGTACGGCCGAAATGAAGCGAAGCGATAATCTCTTTCGTGAACGCCTTGTTCTTGGCTTTGGCTTTGGCTTTGGCTTTGGCTTTGGCTTTGGCTTTGGCTTTGGCTTTGGCTTTGGCTTTGCCGTCGCCCGTCTTTACGCGGACTTCGCCAGCCAAAATGATGCGGTTCGTCGTCACCATGGTTTCGCACGCAACGCGCGATTCCGGATCCGCCTCGATGAAGGCGTCGACAACCGTGTCGGAGATCCGGTCCGCGACTTTGTCGGGGTGGCCTTCGGATACACTTTCGCTAGTGAACACGTACGAGTTTCGGGCCACGCGGATTCTCCGAGTCGGGAAAAGTGCGCTCGTCTAAAGCGCCTCCACTCGGAAAGCAAATAACAGCCGACGCGGTGGCCGCACGGGAACATGATGCGCGGCCGGACCCGGTGGCTCGAAGGGTCTGGGAAAATTTCCTAAAAACCAAAGCTGATGCTGATGGTGTTGGAAAGAGAGTTGCTACCGTTCAGTTTGTGGCTCCTTCTTGTTCGCTACACCTCGTCGCGATTTTCCTGACTTTGCAAGGTGGCTGCGCACCGATTTTCGCACCTTATCCCCTGCAAAACAGGCATTCTCCACTGTCCTCATCGCAATGCGAAAATCCTTGGATTTGACTGGACTTGCGCGGCGGACCGAGCGGTAGTGGCGAAGAAGCGGGGCCCAAAATCGCCTTCGTTCGCGCCCCCAGAGGCATAAGCAGGGGGCATTTCGGCAGTGGGAGGACCAGGTGGTCCTCTTGGCGCCTCGCGCGTCCCCAAGCCCCAAGCCGGAACTTCCAGATGAGTGACTGTCCCGAAGAATACCCTCTTGGCGAACGAGGTGCTTTGACCCGCGTGCGCGCACCGAAGCGATACGCTACGGCGCGGCTCAACGACCTCCTTATCAGCACCCAGGAGGAAATGCGCATACTCGTAGCTCTGCGCGCCAATCTCACGGCCCACCATGAATCCCTCGACGATCCTGAGCTCATGATGGTGATCGCCGAGGGAGAAACGTCGTTGTTGGAATTTCTTGACGCGCTCCTTGAAGCTGATCTCAGCGATGAATCGCTGATCGCCGCCTTGAAGCGAAGCAAGGACACTATGGCGGTGCGCCTGCAACGCTTCGAAGAGCGACGGCAATCGCGACGGGTTGTCCTGGAGCAAGCCCTCACGCTGTTGGACCGAAAATCGCTTGAGCGGCCTACCGGTACAATCACGCTGTCCGAGCGTGCTCCGAGCCTCGTTGTCGACGAGGAGGCGCAGATACCAACGCGCTTCTTTGACCTCAAGCCCGTTCTCAACCGTCGCATGACGAAGGCGGCGCTCGATGCTGGCGAGACAATTGCCGGCGCGAGACTGTCAAATGGCTCGATCACGCTCAGTGTCCGGAGGCGATAGACGTGACCGACCTTTCTCAACTGAAGGCGCCGGGTCGAAGGAGAGACTTTAGCGCCGCGCAGCTCGCGATGATCCGTCGCACTATTGCGCGCGTTTGCACCGATCCCGAGTTCGACGAGTTCATCGCAGTCGCGCAGCAAGCTGGGCTTGATCCGATGCGTCGCCAAATTGCACCACTCGTCCTCAACCCGGATGACCCAGATCGACGGCGGCTCATTCCTTGGGCGACGATCGACGGCCTTCGGGTGATCGCCGCGCGTCACGGCGACTATCGGCCGATGGAAACTGCGCCCGAAATTGATCGTAGCGAAGACGCGGTCAATGCCGATTGTAACCCGCTTGGTATTGTTCGAGCAGAAGTGCGCGCATGGAAGCAAAGCGAAGGTCGCTGGTTCGCTGTCGCGGGGGAGGCCTGGTGGGACGAGTACGCACCAATCCGCCAAGTGTTCGAAGGCGACGAAACGGGCTGTCGGAAGGCAAGCGGCAAGCGAGTGCTGGATCCTTCTTGGGCACGAATGGGACGTGTCATGATTACCAAATGCGCCGAAGCCCAGGCCCTTCGGCGAGGTTGGCCCGATGTGTTATCGGGCCTTTACGGCGAGGAGGAACTCCACGCACTGCGGTTCGATGATCGGACCGCGACCGACCGTCTGCGATCAAGAGACGATACACGAAGACTGCAGAGCGTTGTCGATGGCGCGCTATGGTTTGTATTGGACCCCGCTGAAGGGCCAGTCGCACTTTCGAAAGCAGACGCACACAGTCGGGTTCTTGCCTTTGTCGAGGCCGCCAAGCCAGATGAAATCGTCGCATTCCAAGAGCGCAACCGGCTGAGCTTGCGGCTCCTATGGGAGTTTGATCCCGCATCAGCTTTTGCTCTGAAGCAGGCCGCCGAGCGGCAAACGCATGACCTCCGCGCAGGGGGCAAAGGATGAAACTAGCACGTGGCGAAGTCCCGCAACGAGAATGCCGAGCGCGACCATCGAAGCGGCTAAAGCAATCGATACTTGCGGCGCAGAATTTCACCTGCCTCAATTGCCCGACGTCGTTGGTCGACGCTGAGTTCGACCATATCGTGCCTTTGGGGCTTGGAGGCGGGAACTCGCCGGACAATTGGGCGGCCCTGTGCTCCGATTGCCATCGGCGCAAAACCAAGGTCGATCTAAAGAAGATCGCGAAGTCTAAACGCCAGCGTCGTTTTCACGAAACGGGGCGATCGAGAGCCAAGTCGAGCGCAAGAGGGTTCGATACAAATCTTCGTCGTCACCTTGACGGTAGCGTATCGACGCGATGCCAATGCCCCGCTTGCTCACCGCCAGACGGGCGAGGCGCCGATGCTTGACGCTGAAACGGCGACCGACGGCGTCGGCCCGCTCGGCAGCGCGCTTGCCGCTTTGCTCGAAGAGGGAGCTACGTTGGCCGCCCTTGCGGTAGGAGCCGACGAGGATGATTTTCGCCTCCGCGTCGCTAGGCTGCGCGCGGCTATCGACGACGCCTCTGTCCTGGTCGCCGCGATTTCCGTCCTTTTGAAGCGCGCCGGCTATTCGGAGCTTTAGCGGTGCTGGTGCGATCGGCGAATCGGAGCCCGAATTCGCCGAAAAAGCCGCACGAATGGAACACAGTGACCGGGCAGCATCGCGGCGTTGAGGCGGGGCTAATGATCGCGGCGAAGGTCGTCATCGGCATCGAGCAGGCTGGCGCCTCTTGGCTCGTCGTTGGCGCTGTGCGGCCGCGACGCTCATGAAAACCGCTCCATCAGCCGGTCAAACTTCGAGCGCCTCGCAGGCAAGACTAGGCGCCGTCGACACGATGCTTCTCGCATCGACGGCGCCGTGCCCGAACTATTCAGGTTCGGTCTTTCGCCCGAACTTCGGATTGAAGTTTTTCGAGTCGATTCCTGGCAAGCCTTCTAACGGGTTGAGCGGCCCTTTGTAGGCGTTCGCCTCGGCCATCCACTCTTCCGACGTGGCTGCAGGTCTCTTCAGCACGATTGCTCCAACCTTCTCTCTCGAAGCGGGCGGCTCGAAGTCACCTCGCTCCTTCAGGTACGCGAGCACATCTTTGCGTGCGCTTGGATCACCCTTTACGGCAAGCTGCGCAAGGCTGGTGAGCAGGGCCTCGAGTCTGGGCATTCTTGTTGTTTTCCCGCCGATTTTTACATCGACGCGCTTTGCCAGAATTTCATCGAACAGCGCGTGGGCCGACTTTGTTTTACCCCTCGGTCGCCCTTTCGGGTTGCCAGACTGCCCCTTCTGGAAGCGGGTGTGTTTGGGAGGCTTCTTGTATCCAACGTCACTCATGGCGCGCCTCCAAGTCGAGGTCGCGCGCAATCGCAACGTCTTCGTAGGTCGCACCCGTTTGTTCCAAAGTAGCGAGCTTTCCCGTGTAGCGCTGGTATCGCTCGACGATCACATCGCAATAGCCCCGGTCGAGTTCGACGAGGCGCGCTCGCCGCCCGCATTTTTGCGCGGCGATCAGAGTCGTTCCTGAGCCGCCAAAGATGTCCAGCACCACTTGGTTTCTTTTTGTTACGTCCTTTATTGCGTCTTCCACCAGCGTCACTGGCTTCACGGTGGAGTGCATCGACAGCTCTTCACCGCGTCCAGCTTTGAAGCTGTTCACGCCGGGGTAAGACCACACGTTAGTGCGATACCTTCCATGCTGGCCCAGCTCAAAAGTGTTCAGGTGAGGGGCCTCGCCCACCCTGTAGACGAACACCAGTTCGTGCTGCGACCGGTAGAAGCTTCCCATGCCTCCGTTTGACTTCGCCCAAACGCAGAGCTGTTTCAGGTCACCAAAAACCGCTGCGCCCGCGGTCGTTAGCTCCCGTATGTGCCGCCAATCCATACAGACAAAGGCGATGGCGCCTTGTCGGCAATGGGCAGCGGTGTGCGTCAGTGTTTGTTGCAGGAAGCTTTCAAACTGCTCGGTGCTCATCTCGCCTGCGGCCATCACAAACTCCCGATGTTCGGAGCTGGTGCGAACGTGGCCTGAGATTTTCACATTGTACGGTGGGTCGGTGAAAACCGCGTCCACCGCTTCACCTTGGAGCAGGGCTTGGTAGACACGGGCCTCACGTGCGTCGCCGCATACCAGCCTGTGGCGTCCGAGCACCCAGGTGTCGCCCTCGCGGGTGACAGCTCGGTCGGGTTTTGTGGGGGTGCGGTTTTCGGGCCCGGTCGTTGCGTCGGGGCGGGCCTCGTCAGCTTCGCACAAGATCAAATCGACTTGTGCGGGCTCAAAGCCGGCAAGGTCGAGGTCAAAGTCGAACTCGATCAGTCCCTGCAGTTCCATCGCCAGCAGGTCGCGATCCCAACCAGCTTTTTCCGCCAGCCGGTTGTCGGCCAAAACGTACGCACGCTTCTGCGCGTCCGTAAGGTGCGACAACCGAATGATAGGCACGGTCTCAAACCCGAGCAGCTCGGCTGCTTGCAACCGACCATGACCTGCAATCACGCCAAGGGCGTCATCGACAAGTATGGGATTGGTCCAACCGAACGCGGTGATTGAGCGCGCAATCTGCTCGATCTGCTTCTTGCTATGGGTGCGTGCATTGCCTTTGTACGGCTTGAGCGCGCGCGTGGGCGCACACTCAAGCGTGTTGTTTTGAGGCGCCATGAGACGCTCCTGGATCAAATGTCAGTGATTGCCCACTGAATCACTCAGCGACCGGGTGACGTTTGAATGCTCGCCGCGCCGTTAGCCCGCACATGCGCGCCAACCG
This window of the alpha proteobacterium U9-1i genome carries:
- a CDS encoding aldo-keto reductase translates to MPQRALGQSGVLVSALGFGVSGPLGSPLVSAKEVAGLVRAAIDGGVSLFDTAPFYGAADARLGAALTGIDRANVQIISKGGTRRAGRTVLKDFSERALRADLETSLRALRSTYLDVFLLHGPSQAQFTPETARTLARLKAEKLVRATGVCTRGADSAWFVGKDEIDVIQAPIEDLSIIEAHGVGFIAIEIMRNSANDVRLPRRLSDLWYLARGVLRRRAGVTADPKRALSDALSHPHISAALFTTTRLPHLERNIGSVLD
- a CDS encoding 2,3,4,5-tetrahydropyridine-2,6-dicarboxylate N-acetyltransferase, with product MAQAEAAFVHETAVIDDNVEIGAGTKIWHFSHVLSHSKIGSGVSVGQNVAIGPKVNVGNGCKIQNNVSLYEGATLEDDVFCGPSCVFTNVYTPRAFVSRKNEFGKTLVKKGATIGANATIVCGKPNETTTLGEYCFIAAGSVVTKNVAPYALMAGAPAKRIGWVSKSGEVLKADLVCPRTGERYELADGQLRPLS
- a CDS encoding glucose-1-phosphate thymidylyltransferase; protein product: MKGLILAGGAGTRLYPSTRAVGKQLLPVYDKPMIYYPLTTLMLAGIREMLIISTPRDLPLLEGCLGDGGQWGLKLSYKVQDEPRGVADAYRVGADFVDGQPSALILGDNLFFGHAMSLWLAEIAARVRAGANGAVVFGYRVADPQRYGVVELDAAGKALSIEEKPKQPKSHWAVTGLYFYDGRASAYANELKPSARGEIEITDLNRRYMDAGELSVELMGRGFAWLDTGTHEALHDAAAFVRTIETRQGQKIACPEEIALLQGWIDADAVTAQGKAMGSSEYGRYLLDLAQSHGAS
- a CDS encoding glycosyl transferase codes for the protein MTLSAIVVSYRTGPVLDQSLAALLSAPGVDQIVLVDNGNPADVEAELDACAAREPKLKVLRGHGNVGFGAGCNRGADAASGDILLFVNPDAVLAPAAPAALSAVLTGLRAPAIAGGDLRDEEGRPERGSRRDRVTVWSAFVSFSGLSRFGLRDINRHNDPMPQNPIEVGAISGALFAMRRADFLALSGFDEGYFLHVEDIDLCRRAAEAGGKIVFAPGPHGVHVRSSSDAPVRTVEQHKARSFSHYFRKFARNPIEVAAAHLVGGFLLLRAALTRDV
- a CDS encoding UDP-N-acetylglucosamine 4,6-dehydratase — its product is MLVTGAAGSVGAALSERFAELGCSGLILLDHFDHGLLDVAEAISKRHPNLQVVDLLCDVRDRERLASVMERAAPDIVIHCAALKHVHLGERHPGECVLTNLIGVRNAYEAALEAGAERFLLVSTDKAAAPVCVMGATKRLAELYLANVAGDSAMQVKSVRFGNVMASQGSVAPRFAAQIAADGPLQVTHPQMKRFFMSSDEAVGLIVDVLAHDEADTAVASYFMDMGEPMSILELGRKMIAESGRDIAIEFIGLRPGERLEEQLFDEFEMVTESALRGIYRLTPNASSLIGHDDIAELEQMARVMDDAVVRQRVFAKVDGALGRQLSAVG
- a CDS encoding dTDP-4-dehydrorhamnose reductase, encoding MTPRILVTGGGGRLAQAIRAARPAEVCAPARTVLDISEPNSIDLALEHFRPELVINTAAYSRVDLAEADPGAAARANEVGARQIAIACMTRDIALIHISTDYVFGGGDAPKREEDDASPLNVYGRTKLDGEQAIAEIGGRACIARVAWLFGHEGDFLERMLEAASKRERVSAVEDQVGSPTPLTPLASRLLRLAELMIEGVATPNILHVAGSPPASRLAWCQVAFDAARDAGADLGQLVGARSADFATPAERPPFSALDTSRADALLGPIDWRSAATTAGQSWARLQRR
- a CDS encoding S-adenosylmethionine synthetase; its protein translation is MARNSYVFTSESVSEGHPDKVADRISDTVVDAFIEADPESRVACETMVTTNRIILAGEVRVKTGDGKAKAKAKAKAKAKAKAKAKAKAKNKAFTKEIIASLHFGRTPAHKGGFSWERTDLVEELRRLA
- a CDS encoding DNA modification methylase; translation: MAPQNNTLECAPTRALKPYKGNARTHSKKQIEQIARSITAFGWTNPILVDDALGVIAGHGRLQAAELLGFETVPIIRLSHLTDAQKRAYVLADNRLAEKAGWDRDLLAMELQGLIEFDFDLDLAGFEPAQVDLILCEADEARPDATTGPENRTPTKPDRAVTREGDTWVLGRHRLVCGDAREARVYQALLQGEAVDAVFTDPPYNVKISGHVRTSSEHREFVMAAGEMSTEQFESFLQQTLTHTAAHCRQGAIAFVCMDWRHIRELTTAGAAVFGDLKQLCVWAKSNGGMGSFYRSQHELVFVYRVGEAPHLNTFELGQHGRYRTNVWSYPGVNSFKAGRGEELSMHSTVKPVTLVEDAIKDVTKRNQVVLDIFGGSGTTLIAAQKCGRRARLVELDRGYCDVIVERYQRYTGKLATLEQTGATYEDVAIARDLDLEARHE